A single genomic interval of Porphyromonas sp. oral taxon 275 harbors:
- a CDS encoding M48 family metallopeptidase — translation MMNILSRGCAAAAALFLFTACSTVPITGRNQFSLVSDGEILSMSATQYRQFISQAQLSRNSSYNARVSQVGRRLAAATNSYLKENGYTDMLSTLSWEFNVVDSKQVNAFCMPGGKIVVYTGLLNLVGNGAHADDELAAVMGHELSHALAKHANERISNQMLLQAGGQILGAAVGSRSATLGALINQTYGIGAQVGVMLPFGRKQEYEADKMGLVLMAIAGYDPRYAVNFWQKMSSSKGGQQVSELMSTHPSDENRIRAINEYLPTALKYYTGKATPSTSPTTTRSTQQQGVRVSDLNRLLKR, via the coding sequence ATGATGAATATCCTATCTAGAGGATGCGCTGCAGCAGCGGCCCTCTTCCTCTTCACAGCCTGCAGCACCGTGCCCATCACGGGGCGCAACCAGTTCAGCCTCGTATCCGACGGCGAGATCCTATCGATGAGCGCGACGCAGTACCGCCAGTTCATCAGCCAGGCTCAGCTCAGCAGGAACAGCAGCTACAACGCGCGTGTCAGCCAGGTAGGCCGTCGCCTCGCCGCGGCCACGAACTCCTATCTCAAGGAGAACGGCTATACCGACATGCTCTCCACACTTAGCTGGGAGTTCAACGTCGTCGATAGCAAGCAGGTCAACGCCTTCTGTATGCCTGGCGGCAAGATCGTCGTCTACACCGGTCTGCTGAATCTCGTAGGTAACGGCGCCCACGCGGATGACGAGCTCGCAGCCGTCATGGGGCACGAGCTCAGCCACGCGCTGGCCAAGCATGCCAACGAGCGCATCAGCAATCAGATGCTCCTGCAGGCAGGCGGCCAGATCCTCGGCGCTGCAGTAGGATCACGCTCGGCGACCCTCGGCGCACTCATCAATCAGACCTACGGCATCGGTGCTCAGGTCGGTGTGATGCTCCCCTTCGGTCGCAAACAGGAGTATGAGGCCGACAAGATGGGACTCGTCCTCATGGCTATCGCAGGCTACGATCCACGCTACGCCGTGAACTTCTGGCAGAAGATGTCCTCTAGCAAGGGCGGCCAGCAGGTCAGCGAACTGATGAGCACGCACCCCAGCGACGAGAACCGCATCCGCGCCATCAACGAGTACCTCCCCACGGCGCTGAAGTACTACACGGGCAAGGCCACTCCCAGCACGAGCCCCACGACGACGCGCTCTACCCAACAGCAGGGCGTACGCGTCTCGGACCTCAACCGTCTACTCAAGCGCTAG
- the rsgA gene encoding ribosome small subunit-dependent GTPase A codes for MTGLVIKNTGSHYGVRAEDGKEYLCLAKGNLRLRGFRSTNPIVVGDLVQLELNEQDEVHYIRDILPRRNYIIRRSANLSKESHILAANLDASFLVCTIAAPETSTTFIDRFLATAEAYRVPTELIFNKVDLYTPEALEYMQELIELYSGIGYPCHAVSATTGEGVDELLGRLEGKITLFSGHSGVGKSTLINRLIPGAELRTGQISMAHFKGMHTTTFSQMIPLPSAGGGYLIDTPGIKGFGMLEMEEAEVSHYFPEIFAESAHCRFGNCSHTHEPGCAVLSALEEGRIAPSRYTSYLGILEDKEGGKYRPEYK; via the coding sequence GTGACGGGACTAGTCATCAAGAATACCGGGAGCCACTACGGCGTACGGGCCGAGGACGGCAAGGAATATCTTTGCCTTGCCAAGGGCAACCTACGCCTTAGAGGCTTCCGCAGCACCAACCCCATCGTAGTGGGGGATCTCGTCCAGCTCGAGCTCAACGAGCAGGACGAGGTGCACTACATCCGCGACATCCTGCCGCGACGCAACTACATTATCCGTCGCTCGGCCAATCTCTCCAAGGAGTCGCACATCCTAGCGGCGAATCTCGACGCCTCCTTCCTCGTCTGCACCATCGCTGCCCCCGAGACCAGCACGACCTTCATCGACCGCTTCCTCGCGACGGCGGAGGCCTATCGGGTACCGACGGAGCTGATCTTCAACAAGGTCGACCTCTATACCCCCGAGGCGCTGGAGTACATGCAGGAGCTCATCGAGCTCTACAGCGGCATCGGCTACCCCTGCCACGCAGTATCTGCCACCACAGGTGAGGGCGTCGACGAGCTCCTAGGCAGGCTGGAGGGCAAGATAACCCTCTTCAGCGGTCACTCAGGCGTCGGCAAGAGCACGCTCATCAATAGGCTCATCCCTGGCGCGGAGCTGCGCACGGGGCAGATCTCTATGGCGCACTTCAAGGGGATGCATACCACGACCTTCTCGCAGATGATCCCCCTGCCCTCGGCTGGCGGAGGCTACCTCATCGACACGCCGGGGATCAAGGGCTTCGGCATGCTGGAGATGGAGGAGGCAGAGGTCTCGCATTACTTCCCCGAGATCTTCGCAGAGAGCGCACACTGCCGCTTCGGCAACTGCTCGCATACGCACGAGCCTGGTTGCGCCGTTCTATCAGCACTAGAGGAGGGACGCATCGCGCCCTCCCGATACACCAGTTACCTCGGTATCCTCGAGGACAAAGAAGGTGGCAAGTACCGCCCCGAGTATAAGTAA
- the frr gene encoding ribosome recycling factor, giving the protein MEKTVEHLEEALARVRAGKANVKILDGIMVEYYGSLVPLTQVGTVTVPDAKSIVITPWEKNIIRDIERAIINSPLGITPENNGELIRLGIPPLTEDRRRELVKQVKADAEAAKVAVRNARRDTNDAIKKSIKADNTPEDVAKDAEAEVQKIHDRYIKKIDELFAAKEKEIMTV; this is encoded by the coding sequence ATGGAGAAGACGGTAGAGCACCTCGAGGAGGCGCTGGCACGTGTGCGTGCTGGTAAGGCCAATGTCAAGATCCTCGACGGCATCATGGTCGAGTACTATGGCAGCCTCGTACCCCTGACGCAGGTAGGTACCGTGACCGTACCCGACGCCAAGAGTATCGTCATCACCCCCTGGGAGAAGAATATCATCCGCGATATCGAGCGCGCCATCATCAACTCGCCCCTGGGTATCACGCCTGAGAACAATGGCGAGCTGATCCGCCTGGGCATCCCGCCCCTCACCGAGGATCGCCGTCGCGAGCTGGTCAAGCAGGTCAAGGCCGACGCCGAGGCTGCCAAGGTAGCCGTACGCAATGCGCGCCGCGACACCAACGATGCCATCAAGAAGAGCATCAAGGCGGACAACACCCCCGAGGACGTAGCTAAGGACGCCGAGGCCGAGGTGCAGAAGATTCATGATCGCTATATCAAGAAGATCGACGAGCTCTTCGCCGCCAAGGAGAAGGAAATCATGACCGTCTAA
- the pyrH gene encoding UMP kinase, whose translation MNTFKRVLLKLSGESLMGAKQYGIDTDRLGDYARDIKAASEQGIQIAIVIGGGNIFRGLSGAAQGFDRVQGDQMGMLATVINSLALGSALTALGVKNRVFTAIRMEPIGEYYAQPRVLEALERGEVVILSGGTGNPYFTTDTGSSLRGIELKADVMLKGTRVDGIYTADPEKDPTATKYDRITYDEIYQRGLKIMDLTATTMCMENKLPIIVFDMDTPGNLLKVLRGESIGTYVGF comes from the coding sequence ATGAATACATTCAAGCGTGTGCTGCTCAAGCTCAGCGGAGAGTCTCTGATGGGCGCCAAGCAGTATGGTATCGACACGGATCGCCTGGGCGACTACGCCCGCGACATCAAGGCGGCCTCGGAGCAGGGCATTCAGATAGCGATCGTCATCGGCGGGGGCAACATCTTCCGCGGACTGAGCGGTGCAGCCCAGGGCTTCGATCGCGTGCAGGGCGACCAGATGGGGATGCTCGCCACGGTCATCAATAGCCTCGCCCTAGGCTCTGCACTGACAGCTCTCGGCGTCAAGAACCGCGTCTTCACCGCCATACGCATGGAGCCTATCGGGGAGTACTACGCACAGCCCCGCGTCCTGGAGGCGCTGGAGCGTGGCGAGGTCGTCATCCTCTCGGGCGGTACGGGCAATCCCTACTTCACCACCGATACAGGTAGCTCGCTGCGCGGCATCGAGCTCAAGGCCGACGTCATGCTCAAGGGTACCCGCGTGGATGGGATCTACACGGCAGACCCGGAGAAGGACCCCACGGCGACCAAGTACGACCGCATCACCTACGATGAGATCTATCAGCGCGGGCTGAAGATCATGGACCTCACGGCTACGACGATGTGCATGGAGAACAAGCTCCCCATCATCGTCTTCGATATGGATACCCCGGGCAACCTACTGAAGGTGCTGCGCGGCGAGTCCATCGGCACCTACGTGGGCTTCTAG
- a CDS encoding DUF2764 family protein: MAKYYGLVSGLPVLTAEMAKPPYTAEEFYHELQPVLSTADRQLLEALRAERLHPQLIDWISTDALAPSPEGDSEELPHEDSDESSRRLDALRSIAQRASEGARLTAPKGIPSYQARFVYELYYRPAADDWRADSTTPALIEELRHERIALEDRLSRYYYEWLGTSSSAFVRGWAELNKNLRNILALYTCRRLGWDPKDYIVGNGEVEELLRTSTSKDLGLGDQLPYLKDVLRIAEERDIARRERLIDLLKWQWMDEWTFVRVFDIDNVLCYYLRLEILGRWVQLDAEHGEATFRGIVHGLKGESARVLDDFRHSHR; the protein is encoded by the coding sequence ATGGCTAAGTACTACGGCTTAGTATCAGGGCTCCCAGTCTTGACCGCTGAGATGGCGAAGCCTCCCTATACGGCGGAGGAATTCTACCACGAGCTACAGCCTGTCCTCAGCACCGCCGACCGCCAGCTCCTGGAGGCGCTGCGTGCCGAGCGGCTGCATCCTCAGCTCATCGACTGGATCAGCACCGATGCGCTAGCCCCCAGCCCCGAGGGTGACTCTGAGGAGCTGCCCCATGAGGATTCGGACGAGAGCTCTAGGCGCCTCGATGCGCTGCGCTCGATCGCGCAGCGCGCCTCCGAGGGAGCACGCCTCACAGCACCAAAGGGGATCCCCAGCTATCAGGCACGCTTCGTCTACGAGCTCTACTATCGTCCCGCGGCCGATGACTGGCGCGCCGATAGCACCACGCCCGCCCTCATCGAGGAGCTGCGCCACGAGCGTATCGCCCTAGAGGATCGCCTCTCGCGCTACTACTATGAGTGGCTCGGGACGAGCTCCAGCGCCTTCGTCCGTGGCTGGGCTGAGCTGAACAAGAACCTACGTAACATACTCGCGCTCTATACCTGTCGTCGCCTCGGCTGGGACCCTAAGGACTACATCGTAGGCAACGGTGAGGTCGAGGAACTGCTGCGTACCAGCACGAGCAAGGACCTGGGGCTGGGCGATCAGTTGCCCTACCTCAAGGACGTGCTTCGCATCGCTGAGGAGCGTGATATCGCGCGCCGCGAGCGCCTCATCGACCTGCTGAAGTGGCAGTGGATGGATGAGTGGACCTTCGTCCGTGTCTTCGATATAGACAATGTCCTTTGCTACTACCTGCGCCTAGAGATCCTCGGCCGCTGGGTCCAGCTAGACGCCGAGCACGGCGAGGCTACCTTCCGCGGTATCGTACACGGGCTCAAGGGCGAGAGCGCACGCGTCCTCGATGACTTCAGGCACAGCCACCGATAG